A single genomic interval of Vitis riparia cultivar Riparia Gloire de Montpellier isolate 1030 unplaced genomic scaffold, EGFV_Vit.rip_1.0 scaffold355_pilon_pilon, whole genome shotgun sequence harbors:
- the LOC117909790 gene encoding DExH-box ATP-dependent RNA helicase DExH1-like, translating into MDLGALCCYDRMVGKVEATIEHICRYEGEGAILVFLTGWDDISNLLDKVKGNDCLGDPSKNLVLPLHGSMPTINQREIFDRPPSNMRKIVLATNIAESSITIDDVVYVIDCGKAKETSYDALNKLACLLPSWISKASAHQRQGRAGRVRPGFCYRLYPKMIHEAMLQFQLSEILRTPLQELCLNIKSLQLGKIGSFLSKALQPPDPLSVQNAVELLKTIGALDDMEELTPLGRHLCKLPLDPNIGKMLLMGSIFQCLNPALTIAAALAHRDPFVLPINRKEEANAAKRSFAGDSCSDHIALLNAFEGWKDAKCSGKERDFCWENFLSPITLQMMDGMRNQFLDLLSDIGFVDKSKGAIAYNQYSNDLEMVCAILCAGLYPNVLQCKRRGKRTAFYTKEVGKVDIHPASVNAGVHLFPLPYMVYSEKVKTASIFVRDSTNISDYSLLLFGGNLIPSETGEGIEMLGGYLHFSASKSVLELIRKLRSELDKLLKRKIEEPGLDISAEGKGVVAAVVELLHSQNV; encoded by the exons ATGGACCTGGGTGCACTTTGTTGTTATGACAGAATGGTTGGAAAG GTTGAAGCAACAATTGAACATATTTGTCGCTATGAAGGGGAAGGAGCAATTCTTGTATTCCTCACTGGCTGGGATGACATTTCTAATCTACTGGACAAAGTTAAAGGAAATGATTGTCTTGGTGATCCCAGTAAGAATTTAGTCCTTCCACTGCACGGTTCAATGCCTACTATCAATCAACGGGAAATATTTGATCGACCACCCTCCAACATGAG GAAAATTGTGCTAGCCACAAACATTGCAGAGAGTAGTATCACCATAGATGATGTTGTATACGTCATAGACTGTGGAAAGGCAAAGGAAACAAGTTACGATGCTCTGAACAAGTTGGCTTGCCTGTTACCATCATGGATTTCCAAGGCTTCAGCTCATCAG AGACAAGGACGAGCGGGCCGTGTGCGGCCTGGATTTTGTTATAGACTTTATCCAAAGATGATACATGAGGCAATGCTCCAGTTTCAGTTATCTGAAATTCTCCGGACACCTTTGCAAGAGCTATGCCTGAATATCAAAAGTTTGCAGCTTGGAAAAATTGGTTCTTTTCTGTCAAAGGCGCTTCAGCCCCCAGATCCTCTATCTGTTCAAAATGCAGTTGAACTTCTTAAAACAATTGGCGCTCTAGATGATATGGAGGAGCTTACACCACTTG GCCGCCATCTCTGCAAATTACCTTTGGATCCAAATATTGGAAAGATGCTCCTCATGGGGTCCATCTTTCAGTGCCTTAACCCTGCATTAACAATTGCAGCTGCTCTTGCACATCGTGACCCATTTGTCCTTCCAATAAATAGGAAAGAAGAAGCTAATGCTGCAAAAAGATCCTTTGCTGGCGATTCTTGCAG TGATCACATAGCACTTCTCAATGCATTTGAAGGATGGAAAGATGCAAAATGCAGTGGGAAGGAAAGGGACTTCTGTTGGGAAAATTTCTTATCACCAATAACCTTGCAGATGATGGATGGTATGAGAAATCAATTTCTAGATCTACTGTCAGACATTGGCTTTGTGGACAAATCCAAGGGTGCTATT GCCTATAATCAATATAGCAATGATCTGGAGATGGTATGTGCAATCCTTTGTGCTGGGCTCTACCCAAATGTTTTGCAGTGCAAAAGAAGAGGAAAGCGAACAGCATTTTACACTAAAGAAGTTGGGAAAGTTGACATCCATCCAGCATCTGTTAATGCTGGTGTTCATCTTTTCCCCTTGCCTTACATGGTTTATAGCGAGAAGGTCAAAACTGCCAGCATCTTTGTACGGGATTCAACAAACATATCTGATTATTCTCTACTTCTTTTTGGCGGCAATCTCATTCCAAGCGAAACCGGTGAGGGAATTGAAATGCTTGGGGGTTACCTTCATTTCTCTGCTTCAAAGAGTGTATTAGAGTTGATACGG AAATTGCGCAGTGAGCTTGACAAGCTTCTAAAGAGGAAGATTGAGGAGCCAGGGCTGGACATTTCGGCAGAGGGAAAAGGAGTGGTTGCTGCTGTGGTTGAGTTACTGCATAGTCAAAATGTATGA